A genomic stretch from Ureibacillus composti includes:
- a CDS encoding Ger(x)C family spore germination protein, whose translation MNKFTLICSLIFYLLVLTGCWDKVEIEERAFVYGLAIDRTEESKSNSEIELTEQLIVPEQFASTGSGGGGSGPAFRNLTASGETIFDVNREMFKQASRTTDPTHLLLVLFSEELAKEPKRLEQLLDVFLREKDMRRGINIAVTSGKASELLTVVPEHEKVPAQYISKLLEQKKNLEIINVVKIGDIQSKLLDNISFPLPLLEVMSPTVINYEGVAIYNAQKDQIVGALKGDYAKGLSFMSGKKHTGTINIEVDQEKATVELTKIQNSFSLVNDDPSNLHITVNVEVEGTIAEQLGTDDVLDKEVLQQFNRALEKEIEKLAKGTLTTLQNDLQTDAIGLGSYLFQHHPKLWKSIKVNWEIGEMYFTQSQIDVNANATVNRPGSIIRTTNN comes from the coding sequence GTGAATAAATTTACTCTTATATGTAGTTTAATATTTTATTTGCTTGTACTTACTGGTTGTTGGGACAAAGTTGAAATTGAAGAAAGAGCTTTTGTTTATGGGTTGGCGATTGACCGTACTGAGGAAAGCAAAAGCAATTCCGAAATCGAATTAACGGAGCAGCTTATTGTACCAGAACAATTTGCTTCTACAGGTAGTGGGGGTGGCGGTAGTGGTCCTGCATTTAGAAATCTTACTGCAAGTGGTGAAACGATTTTTGACGTAAATCGTGAGATGTTTAAACAGGCTAGTCGAACTACAGATCCAACACATTTGCTGCTCGTCCTTTTTTCTGAAGAGCTAGCGAAAGAACCAAAACGATTAGAACAATTACTAGATGTGTTTCTTCGAGAAAAGGATATGCGAAGAGGGATTAATATTGCAGTTACAAGTGGCAAAGCTAGTGAATTGTTAACGGTCGTGCCCGAACATGAAAAGGTGCCAGCACAATACATTAGTAAATTATTAGAACAGAAAAAGAATTTAGAGATAATAAATGTTGTCAAAATTGGAGATATCCAAAGTAAGTTGCTTGATAATATAAGTTTTCCACTTCCACTCCTTGAAGTGATGAGCCCTACAGTAATTAATTATGAGGGTGTTGCCATTTATAATGCACAAAAAGATCAAATTGTGGGGGCTTTAAAAGGGGATTATGCAAAAGGGTTAAGCTTTATGAGTGGTAAAAAACATACGGGAACCATAAACATTGAAGTCGATCAAGAAAAAGCGACGGTTGAACTGACCAAAATACAAAATAGCTTTTCTCTTGTAAATGATGATCCTAGTAATTTACACATCACCGTTAATGTTGAAGTAGAAGGAACAATTGCCGAACAGCTTGGAACGGACGATGTATTGGATAAGGAAGTATTGCAACAATTTAATCGGGCATTAGAAAAGGAAATTGAAAAATTGGCAAAAGGAACTTTAACAACTTTGCAAAATGATCTTCAAACGGACGCCATAGGTTTAGGTAGTTACCTATTTCAACATCATCCAAAGCTTTGGAAATCCATTAAAGTTAATTGGGAAATAGGGGAAATGTATTTTACACAAAGTCAGATCGACGTCAATGCAAATGCTACCGTTAACCGACCAGGAAGCATTATTCGAACAACAAATAATTAA
- a CDS encoding endospore germination permease: MKPMKGAGYISDRDILIAVTINILGVYTLSLPRILAEDTTAADGWVGILLGGGVACILAWVVAKLTLLYPNKSFFSIASDLVTKPIAVILTFLFTLQYIAITSLQVREVSALAHQYLFDQTPLEVISLSFLLVVVYGVCGSRAGIFRLNALFLPFVMAGLLLIVVLPLAFIKTENLLPVFQTDFKGYVKSTYSSLNTFAGFGIILFYIALVKNPKNTPKMAVKGVMFNTILYTILYIVCIGTFGNSTTANLFFPTFDLSRTVEIPGGFFERFDAFLFLAWTIILFVHCLMAFDIAVMTIMMVFKKVKKINLVITLTPLIFFISMIPKDYVELTHLARYISLTKLTSLLLVIVLLWSAYKIKGGQTK; the protein is encoded by the coding sequence ATGAAACCAATGAAGGGTGCGGGATATATAAGTGACCGAGATATCTTGATTGCTGTGACGATAAATATTCTTGGGGTATACACGCTATCCCTTCCAAGAATACTTGCAGAAGATACGACTGCAGCTGATGGGTGGGTCGGGATTTTATTGGGGGGAGGCGTCGCATGTATTTTGGCATGGGTTGTTGCAAAATTGACCTTATTATATCCAAATAAATCCTTCTTTTCCATCGCTTCGGACTTAGTAACCAAACCAATTGCTGTAATTTTAACTTTTCTATTCACTTTACAATATATTGCCATTACTTCATTGCAAGTTCGTGAAGTATCGGCACTCGCTCATCAATATTTATTTGACCAAACACCGTTAGAAGTTATTTCTTTGTCTTTTCTATTAGTCGTTGTTTATGGCGTATGTGGTTCACGCGCCGGCATTTTTAGATTAAATGCTCTATTTTTACCTTTTGTGATGGCCGGTTTATTATTAATAGTAGTATTACCCTTAGCTTTTATTAAAACCGAGAATTTATTACCAGTGTTTCAAACAGATTTTAAAGGATACGTAAAGTCTACCTATTCAAGCCTCAATACTTTTGCGGGTTTTGGCATTATCCTTTTTTATATTGCCCTTGTGAAAAATCCTAAAAACACACCTAAAATGGCAGTTAAAGGTGTAATGTTTAACACCATTCTTTATACAATACTTTATATTGTTTGTATTGGAACATTTGGAAATAGCACGACAGCAAATTTATTTTTTCCTACATTTGATTTATCTAGAACTGTCGAAATACCGGGTGGTTTTTTTGAACGGTTTGATGCGTTTTTATTTCTTGCTTGGACCATTATCCTGTTCGTCCATTGCTTAATGGCGTTTGATATCGCTGTCATGACGATTATGATGGTGTTTAAAAAGGTTAAAAAGATAAATCTTGTCATTACATTAACACCATTGATCTTTTTTATAAGTATGATCCCAAAGGATTATGTAGAGCTGACTCATCTTGCAAGATATATTAGTTTAACTAAATTAACAAGTTTACTTCTTGTGATTGTCCTTCTATGGTCAGCTTATAAAATTAAAGGCGGACAAACAAAGTGA
- a CDS encoding spore germination protein, producing MRRSLFTRVYKKSTNQQYESATQQSESEFNIPIGLTLKENVENIKNKLGNPSDLIVREITVSNKHKCSILYLSGLADQKLVNDNILKMVQSETSQSEPNTNPSGTSQSEPNANPSGTSQSEPNANPSETSQSHTNSNQSETYQNDTNANSSETSQSEPNTNPSETSQSEPNANPSETNKNNPKSSQSGVTQSDPNLLEMIEQHVIAITDTKKVQTLYEVIDAILSGNAVFLLDGVNTALVMGTTGYETRSIEEPQSEAVVRGPRTGFIESIDTNITLIRRELKDPNLRFDVHEVGRRSKQKVVVCSVAGIVNPDILNEVNRRIKTIDIDAAPDSGFVEQWIEDSFLSPIPQILDTERPDHVTYSVLQGKVAILVDGSPFALIAPVMLGEPLQSLEDYSQRWMIGTLLRLLRFLAIFISLFLPAIYVALTSYHPGMIPTKLAFSIAATREGVPFPSIFEALLMAVTFEILQEAGIRLPKAIGSTIGIVGGIVIGDVAVSAGIVSPAMVIITSLTAIASFTIPNYSLATGLRVLRFGLLGAASILGLYGIILVFIMLCIHIVNLKSMGVPFSSPIAPYFLGNLKNLLIRSPIITLKKRPPYLEPRDINKINDGGKSK from the coding sequence ATGAGACGTTCACTTTTTACGAGAGTATACAAAAAATCAACAAATCAACAATATGAAAGTGCCACCCAACAATCTGAAAGTGAATTTAACATTCCTATTGGATTAACTTTGAAAGAGAATGTCGAAAACATCAAAAATAAACTGGGAAATCCCAGTGACTTAATCGTTCGAGAGATAACAGTTAGTAATAAACATAAATGTTCGATTCTTTATTTAAGTGGTTTGGCCGACCAAAAACTTGTAAATGACAATATCTTAAAAATGGTTCAATCAGAGACAAGTCAAAGTGAACCCAATACGAATCCATCAGGGACAAGTCAAAGTGAACCCAATGCGAATCCATCAGGGACAAGTCAAAGTGAACCCAATGCGAATCCATCAGAGACAAGTCAAAGTCATACTAATTCGAATCAATCAGAGACATATCAAAATGATACGAATGCGAATTCATCAGAGACAAGTCAAAGTGAACCCAATACAAATCCATCAGAGACAAGTCAAAGTGAACCCAATGCGAATCCATCAGAGACAAATAAAAATAATCCCAAATCGAGTCAATCAGGGGTAACTCAAAGTGATCCAAATTTACTTGAAATGATTGAACAACATGTGATTGCCATCACTGATACGAAAAAAGTTCAAACTTTATATGAGGTAATCGATGCGATTTTGTCTGGAAACGCAGTGTTTTTATTAGATGGAGTAAATACGGCTTTAGTGATGGGGACGACAGGATATGAGACTCGTTCGATTGAAGAACCTCAGTCTGAGGCGGTCGTACGTGGTCCTAGAACGGGGTTTATAGAAAGTATTGATACAAATATTACCTTAATCCGACGTGAACTAAAAGATCCGAATCTGCGTTTCGATGTTCATGAGGTTGGAAGACGGTCGAAACAAAAGGTTGTCGTATGTTCTGTTGCTGGGATTGTGAATCCAGATATATTAAATGAAGTGAATCGTAGAATAAAAACAATCGATATCGATGCTGCGCCAGATTCTGGTTTTGTGGAACAGTGGATTGAAGATAGTTTTTTATCACCTATTCCCCAAATACTTGATACGGAGCGGCCTGATCATGTTACTTATTCGGTTTTACAAGGAAAAGTTGCAATTCTTGTGGATGGAAGTCCTTTTGCACTGATCGCACCTGTCATGTTGGGTGAACCTTTACAATCACTAGAAGACTATAGTCAACGCTGGATGATTGGGACTCTGTTGAGATTATTAAGGTTTTTAGCAATTTTTATTTCGCTTTTTCTACCAGCTATTTATGTAGCATTAACCTCTTATCATCCAGGCATGATTCCGACGAAATTAGCATTCTCTATTGCAGCAACGAGGGAAGGGGTACCATTTCCATCCATTTTCGAAGCGCTATTAATGGCGGTCACATTTGAAATCTTGCAAGAGGCGGGTATTCGATTGCCAAAAGCAATAGGATCAACCATTGGAATTGTAGGAGGTATCGTTATTGGAGATGTTGCAGTAAGTGCAGGTATTGTTAGCCCGGCGATGGTCATTATCACGTCACTTACAGCCATAGCATCATTTACTATACCCAATTATAGTTTAGCGACTGGTTTGAGGGTATTAAGATTTGGCCTATTAGGTGCTGCATCCATATTGGGTCTTTACGGTATAATACTAGTTTTTATCATGTTGTGTATTCATATTGTGAATTTAAAAAGTATGGGAGTACCATTCTCATCACCAATCGCCCCATACTTTTTAGGGAATTTAAAAAATTTACTCATCCGTTCCCCAATTATCACACTTAAAAAACGCCCACCTTATTTAGAACCAAGAGATATTAACAAAATCAATGATGGAGGCAAATCTAAATAA
- a CDS encoding lipoate--protein ligase, with protein MYFIDNKGITDPRVNLAIEEYILKNLDIEQDSYLLFYINQPSIIIGRNQNTIEEINTDYVEDKGVIVVRRLSGGGAVYHDLGNLNFSFITKDDGESFHNYKKFTQPVVDALAKLGVQAELSGRNDILAEGRKVSGNAQYATKGRMFSHGTLMFNLNIDAVVDALKVKKDKIESKGIKSVRSRVTNILPFLKEEITIEQFKLEILKSIFGDEDQINYYELTDEDWEKIHEISRNRYQTWEWNYGKSPRFNIQKTERFPSGGIDIRLEVNKGIIEEVKIYGDFFGVGEVTDIEQLLLGVPYSREAIGEKLGDIDIAHYFGGITKEDFLKLVY; from the coding sequence ATGTATTTTATAGATAATAAAGGAATTACAGATCCGCGCGTAAACTTAGCAATTGAGGAATATATCTTAAAAAATCTAGATATTGAGCAAGACTCTTATCTACTTTTCTATATTAATCAACCGTCAATCATCATTGGTAGAAATCAAAATACAATTGAAGAAATTAATACCGATTATGTAGAAGACAAAGGTGTCATTGTGGTGCGTCGTTTATCAGGTGGCGGGGCGGTTTATCATGATCTTGGCAATTTAAATTTTAGCTTTATTACAAAAGATGATGGAGAGTCTTTCCATAACTATAAAAAGTTCACACAACCAGTTGTGGATGCATTGGCAAAATTAGGTGTACAAGCTGAGCTTTCAGGTCGTAATGACATTTTAGCAGAAGGTCGAAAAGTATCAGGGAATGCCCAATACGCAACAAAAGGACGTATGTTTAGCCACGGTACTTTAATGTTTAACTTAAATATTGATGCTGTTGTAGATGCATTAAAAGTGAAAAAGGACAAAATCGAATCAAAAGGCATTAAATCCGTTCGTTCCCGCGTAACAAATATTCTACCCTTCTTAAAAGAAGAAATTACCATTGAACAATTTAAACTTGAAATTTTAAAATCCATTTTCGGTGATGAAGATCAAATCAATTATTATGAATTAACAGATGAAGACTGGGAGAAAATCCATGAAATCTCTCGCAATCGTTATCAAACATGGGAATGGAACTACGGCAAATCACCGCGCTTTAATATCCAAAAAACAGAGCGCTTCCCATCAGGCGGAATCGATATTCGTTTAGAAGTAAACAAAGGAATCATTGAAGAAGTAAAAATTTACGGAGACTTTTTCGGTGTTGGTGAAGTAACAGACATCGAACAATTACTCCTCGGCGTACCATATAGCCGCGAAGCAATCGGTGAAAAATTAGGTGACATCGACATCGCCCACTATTTCGGTGGCATTACAAAAGAAGATTTCTTGAAGTTGGTTTATTAG
- a CDS encoding 2OG-Fe(II) oxygenase: protein MVVKDAQVREVTIFSHNGNTIKTEDKEIQIIARFEEPLVVVLGSVLDDEECEALIQMSKDHLQRSKIGSTKEVSDIRTSSGVFLSDMNNEVLARVEKRVSAIMGIPIEHGEGLHILNYKPGQEYKEHYDYFASTSKAAMNNRISTLVLYLNDVEEGGTTTFPKLGLTVCPQKGMAVYFEYFYNDPMLNELTLHAGTPVIEGEKWIATQWMRRQKVN from the coding sequence ATGGTTGTTAAAGATGCTCAAGTAAGGGAAGTAACAATATTTAGTCATAATGGGAATACAATTAAAACGGAAGACAAAGAGATTCAAATCATTGCTAGATTTGAAGAACCATTAGTTGTTGTTTTAGGCTCCGTACTGGATGATGAGGAATGTGAAGCACTTATTCAGATGTCAAAAGATCACCTTCAGCGTTCGAAAATCGGAAGTACAAAAGAAGTGAGTGATATACGTACAAGTAGTGGGGTATTTTTATCTGACATGAACAATGAGGTTCTTGCGCGGGTAGAAAAAAGGGTTTCGGCCATTATGGGGATTCCTATAGAACATGGGGAAGGACTACATATTTTAAATTACAAACCTGGTCAAGAATATAAAGAGCATTACGATTATTTCGCTTCGACAAGTAAAGCAGCAATGAACAATCGCATTAGCACGCTTGTACTATACTTAAACGATGTGGAAGAGGGAGGTACAACCACTTTCCCGAAACTAGGGTTAACTGTTTGTCCGCAAAAGGGGATGGCAGTCTACTTTGAATATTTTTATAATGATCCAATGTTAAACGAGTTAACACTCCATGCAGGTACTCCTGTAATAGAAGGAGAAAAGTGGATCGCAACACAATGGATGCGAAGGCAGAAAGTGAATTAG
- a CDS encoding thioesterase family protein: MEHIKTYTIVESDIDELGHMNYLKYVKHFEKARFEWMKEIGLSTETLLGEKRGTVLLKFDTEYRKEVRLGDRVEIRTKLKKVGNKSFTLEQSMYHGELLSSTTNVILTIMDLQTRKAIPVPDEIAKFRANIN, from the coding sequence ATGGAACATATAAAAACATATACAATTGTCGAAAGTGATATTGATGAGCTAGGGCATATGAATTATTTAAAATACGTAAAGCATTTTGAAAAAGCTCGTTTCGAATGGATGAAAGAAATTGGATTAAGCACAGAAACATTACTTGGGGAAAAGCGCGGGACGGTTTTGTTGAAATTTGATACAGAATATAGAAAAGAAGTACGCCTTGGGGACAGGGTTGAAATACGCACGAAGTTGAAGAAAGTTGGTAATAAAAGCTTTACCCTAGAACAATCGATGTATCATGGAGAGCTATTATCATCGACTACAAACGTAATTTTAACGATCATGGACTTACAAACACGAAAAGCCATTCCAGTACCCGATGAAATTGCAAAATTTAGAGCGAATATTAATTGA
- a CDS encoding VOC family protein: MSKTNQIIIPALWYDKEAKEAAEFYTSLFPNSKMSDDLTLHDTPSGDANLVSFELWGQKFSAISAGPYFKFNPSVSFMVNFNPSRVENAKELIDRIWNKMSDGGTVLMPLQQYPFSEWYGWIQDKYGLSWQLNLVDPEGEERPNIVPSLLFVGEQCGKAEEAINFYLSVFKHSKQGQLSRYPQGMEPDKEGTVMYADFCLGDAWFIAMDSAHEHKFSFNEAVAFMVYCDTQEEIDYYWKKLSAVPESEQCGWVKDQFGISWQVVPSNMDEIMSKSTPEKLYRVNQAILKMKKLDMAEIQKAYEGK; the protein is encoded by the coding sequence ATGTCAAAAACGAATCAAATTATCATTCCGGCTTTATGGTATGACAAGGAAGCAAAAGAAGCAGCAGAGTTTTACACTTCTTTATTTCCAAACTCAAAAATGTCGGATGATTTAACTCTACATGATACACCATCCGGCGATGCCAATCTTGTTTCTTTTGAACTTTGGGGACAAAAGTTTTCAGCAATCAGTGCCGGGCCATATTTCAAGTTCAATCCTTCTGTATCATTTATGGTGAATTTTAATCCATCTCGTGTTGAAAACGCGAAAGAACTAATTGATCGTATTTGGAACAAAATGTCTGATGGTGGGACCGTGTTAATGCCACTTCAGCAATATCCATTCAGTGAGTGGTATGGCTGGATTCAGGACAAGTATGGTTTATCATGGCAATTAAACCTTGTCGATCCAGAAGGAGAAGAGCGACCTAACATCGTGCCATCTCTATTATTTGTAGGGGAGCAATGCGGCAAAGCGGAAGAAGCAATAAACTTTTATTTATCGGTATTTAAACATTCAAAACAAGGCCAGCTTTCTCGCTACCCGCAAGGTATGGAACCTGATAAAGAGGGAACGGTTATGTATGCTGATTTCTGCTTAGGGGATGCGTGGTTTATCGCAATGGATAGCGCACATGAGCATAAATTCAGTTTTAACGAGGCAGTTGCATTTATGGTATACTGCGATACACAAGAGGAGATTGATTACTACTGGAAGAAGCTCTCAGCAGTACCTGAATCCGAACAATGCGGTTGGGTAAAAGACCAGTTCGGCATCTCTTGGCAGGTTGTTCCAAGTAACATGGACGAAATAATGAGCAAAAGTACACCAGAAAAGCTGTATCGCGTCAATCAAGCAATACTTAAAATGAAAAAACTTGATATGGCAGAAATACAGAAAGCCTATGAAGGAAAATAG
- a CDS encoding SLAP domain-containing protein has translation MQQLQFEASWEKTLAPQDLEHIKGIFQATKDLISSEILFSPIREAVNHKGDLLVTVLVHNFSDQPLKFTNTRLLYKIEGDIKAEKAFTLPALGIPSQVSMPWTFIFPKDSYTPSSSFENGQLEILK, from the coding sequence ATGCAACAATTACAGTTTGAAGCGTCTTGGGAGAAAACACTAGCTCCCCAAGACCTGGAACATATAAAAGGAATTTTTCAAGCAACAAAAGATTTAATTAGCTCTGAAATTTTGTTTTCACCTATACGAGAGGCAGTAAACCATAAAGGGGATCTACTAGTAACCGTATTGGTTCATAATTTTTCCGATCAGCCGCTAAAGTTTACGAACACAAGATTACTTTACAAAATTGAAGGAGATATTAAGGCAGAAAAGGCATTTACTTTACCAGCGCTTGGCATACCATCTCAAGTGAGTATGCCTTGGACGTTTATTTTCCCGAAGGACAGCTATACGCCTTCATCCTCATTTGAAAACGGGCAGTTAGAGATACTTAAATAA
- a CDS encoding fumarylacetoacetate hydrolase family protein, whose protein sequence is MRFVNFKDGEKIRLGLKVEQGIIDVEKTANSHSLDVPLSIEQVIVGGEQSLAKLRELVEKECTYVSDENITYAPCISEPEKIICVGLNYVDHAEESKMEIPTSPVLFSKFNNALAAHNQTIALPTNAEKYDYEAELVIVIGKEASNVSKDDALSYVFGYAVGNDLSARDLQFRTGQWLLGKSLDHFAPIGPELVTADQVDPTNLNISCKVNGETRQSSNTRDMIFDCATIISYVSEYMTLKPGDVIFSGTPDGVILGYPEDQQIWLKSGDEVEVSIEDIGTLFNVLV, encoded by the coding sequence ATGAGATTCGTTAATTTTAAAGATGGAGAAAAAATTCGATTAGGTCTTAAAGTTGAACAGGGAATTATTGATGTTGAAAAAACTGCCAATAGTCATTCCCTTGATGTTCCCCTTTCAATCGAACAGGTAATAGTAGGGGGAGAGCAGAGTCTTGCTAAGTTACGTGAATTAGTCGAAAAAGAGTGTACGTATGTATCTGATGAAAATATTACATACGCACCATGTATCTCAGAGCCAGAAAAGATTATCTGTGTCGGTTTAAACTATGTTGACCATGCAGAAGAGTCCAAAATGGAAATCCCAACGTCCCCAGTGTTATTTAGTAAATTTAATAATGCACTTGCTGCACATAACCAAACAATAGCCTTACCTACAAATGCTGAAAAGTATGATTATGAGGCAGAGCTTGTCATTGTGATTGGTAAAGAAGCATCAAATGTCTCAAAGGATGATGCTTTATCCTATGTGTTTGGGTATGCAGTAGGTAATGATTTATCTGCTAGAGACCTTCAATTCCGTACAGGCCAATGGTTGCTTGGTAAATCGCTTGATCACTTTGCTCCAATTGGCCCTGAATTAGTTACTGCTGATCAAGTGGATCCAACGAATTTAAATATTAGTTGCAAAGTGAATGGAGAAACTCGTCAATCTTCAAATACAAGAGATATGATATTTGATTGCGCGACGATTATCAGTTATGTGTCGGAGTATATGACATTAAAGCCTGGAGACGTTATTTTCTCCGGAACGCCAGATGGAGTAATCCTTGGTTATCCAGAAGACCAACAAATTTGGTTGAAGTCTGGCGATGAAGTTGAAGTATCTATTGAAGATATTGGAACGTTATTCAACGTTTTAGTATAA